A genomic segment from Gracilinanus agilis isolate LMUSP501 chromosome 1, AgileGrace, whole genome shotgun sequence encodes:
- the LOC123235353 gene encoding non-histone chromosomal protein HMG-14-like has product MPKRRKVNSAEGKVREKPKKSARLSAKPVLAKVEPKPKKTTGKDKSENKKVHTKGKKGAKGKQAKVTNQEENKDDLLAENGETKNEEVPVSDSSGEKETKSE; this is encoded by the coding sequence ATGCCCAAGAGGAGGAAGGTCAACTCTGcagaagggaaagtaagggaGAAGCCTAAGAAGTCAGCAAGATTGTCAGCTAAACCAGTCCTTGCAAAGGTAGAACCTAAGCCCAAAAAGACAACAGgaaaggataaatctgagaacaAAAAAGttcacacaaaaggaaaaaaaggagcaaaaggaAAACAAGCAAAAGTGACTAACCAAGAAGAGAATAAAGATGACTTACTTGCAGAAAATGGAGAAACTAAAAATGAAGAGGTCCCAGTCTCTGATTCATCAGGAGAGAAAGAAACCAAATCTGAATAA